Proteins from a single region of Verrucomicrobiia bacterium:
- the typA gene encoding translational GTPase TypA, with protein sequence MHIRNVAIIAHVDHGKTTLVDGLLKQSKTFRENEAAMTQDLIMDSNDQERERGITILAKTTAVTYNGVKINIIDTPGHADFGGEVERTLSMADGVILVVDAQEGPMPQTKFVLKKALGLGLRPIVVVNKIDKRDSRVDEVLSKTYDLFLDLATDDSQLEFPIYYAIGREGKAWAEMPADPAAAADLTPIFEAIVDHVPAPKGDENAPFQLLVSALDWDNYQGKYAVGRVIRGVAKPAMNVALIHAKDGSKENARIERVYVSQGLTRVEVPEAKAGDIVFLTGVKAAGISDTITDPATPDALPSIAIEEPTLKMGLGANTSPFAGREGKFVTSRHLLDRIKQELEHNVSMRMDMGENGEYILSGRGELHLAVFIETLRREGFELQVGKPMVITKVVDGVTVEPVEELTIDVPAEYVGAATGEVGRRKGILHSQEDNSDGSVRLTFEITTRGMLGLRTQLLTLSRGTAVMNSLFLRYEPAGTLIPQMRNGVLIASEAGKAVGYGLDVAQGRGITFIPPQTEVYAGMIIGLNGREDDIEINVCKEKKLTNVRASGSDDSLQLTPPTVFSLEQCLDFLEDDELLEVTPQSLRLRKKILDGSTRQKAKKAGN encoded by the coding sequence ATGCACATCCGCAACGTCGCTATTATCGCCCACGTAGACCACGGTAAAACCACACTTGTGGATGGTCTTTTGAAGCAGTCCAAAACGTTCCGTGAGAACGAGGCTGCCATGACCCAAGACCTAATCATGGACTCCAATGACCAGGAGCGTGAGCGCGGTATTACTATTTTGGCTAAAACCACCGCCGTTACCTACAACGGGGTGAAGATCAATATTATCGATACACCAGGTCACGCAGACTTTGGTGGTGAGGTAGAGCGCACTCTTAGCATGGCTGATGGTGTCATTCTTGTGGTTGATGCCCAAGAAGGCCCAATGCCTCAGACCAAGTTCGTACTGAAAAAGGCCCTTGGCCTTGGCCTCCGTCCTATTGTTGTCGTTAATAAAATCGACAAGCGCGATTCCCGCGTTGATGAAGTCCTTTCCAAGACATACGATCTCTTCTTGGACCTGGCTACCGATGACTCCCAGTTGGAGTTTCCTATTTACTACGCCATCGGCCGTGAAGGTAAGGCTTGGGCAGAAATGCCTGCTGATCCTGCTGCCGCTGCAGACCTTACCCCTATTTTTGAGGCAATTGTTGACCACGTCCCAGCACCTAAGGGTGATGAGAATGCTCCCTTCCAGTTGCTCGTTTCCGCTCTTGACTGGGACAACTACCAGGGCAAATATGCCGTTGGCCGCGTTATCCGTGGTGTTGCCAAGCCCGCTATGAATGTGGCGCTTATCCATGCCAAAGACGGGTCCAAGGAAAACGCACGCATTGAACGTGTGTACGTAAGCCAGGGCCTTACCCGGGTTGAAGTTCCAGAAGCAAAGGCCGGGGACATTGTCTTCCTTACTGGCGTAAAAGCCGCAGGTATTAGCGATACCATTACCGACCCAGCTACACCAGACGCACTACCTTCTATTGCCATTGAAGAGCCAACCCTGAAAATGGGCCTTGGTGCCAATACTTCTCCATTTGCTGGCCGCGAAGGTAAGTTTGTAACGAGCCGCCACTTGCTTGACCGTATCAAGCAAGAGCTTGAGCACAACGTGTCCATGCGTATGGATATGGGCGAAAACGGAGAATATATTCTCTCTGGCCGTGGTGAGCTACACCTGGCGGTATTCATTGAAACCCTCCGTCGTGAAGGTTTCGAGCTGCAGGTGGGCAAGCCTATGGTTATTACCAAGGTGGTTGATGGCGTTACTGTGGAGCCAGTGGAAGAGCTTACTATCGATGTTCCTGCTGAATACGTTGGCGCTGCCACGGGTGAAGTAGGTCGCCGTAAGGGCATCCTCCATTCCCAAGAAGATAACAGCGATGGTTCCGTCCGCCTTACCTTCGAGATTACTACCCGTGGAATGCTTGGCCTTCGTACTCAGCTCCTGACGCTTTCGCGTGGGACGGCTGTTATGAACTCACTGTTCCTTCGCTACGAGCCGGCCGGCACCCTCATCCCACAGATGCGCAACGGTGTGCTGATTGCCTCCGAAGCGGGCAAGGCTGTGGGATATGGTTTGGATGTTGCGCAAGGACGTGGCATTACCTTTATCCCACCACAGACTGAGGTCTACGCGGGGATGATCATTGGCCTTAATGGCCGTGAAGATGACATTGAGATTAATGTCTGTAAGGAAAAGAAGCTGACCAACGTCCGTGCCTCTGGTTCCGATGATTCCCTCCAGCTTACCCCTCCTACGGTATTCAGCTTGGAGCAGTGTCTGGACTTCTTGGAAGACGATGAGCTTCTAGAGGTAACCCCTCAGAGCCTCCGTCTGCGCAAGAAAATCCTCGACGGTAGCACTCGTCAAAAGGCTAAGAAAGCCGGGAACTAA